One Halalkalicoccus sp. NIPERK01 DNA window includes the following coding sequences:
- a CDS encoding phosphoribosylaminoimidazolesuccinocarboxamide synthase, protein MTSVKEFEIEREPTPSSPGAGAFVFTDAYSVFDWGRMPDTIPWKGASLCTMGAFNFELLESEGIATHYRGVGEGARSLAAVETPPTRMAIDLVQVPDLPHDGREYDYDAYHSSAGDNYLVPLEIVFRNRVPEGSSLRRRSEPADHGLEYGAWPDGAVELDEPIVEFSTKYEESDRYLSREEADAIAGKADVEDLETVAREVNRVVSEQANSNGFVHEDGKIECLYHAGEVRVADVVGTFDENRFSYGGQELSKEVLRGYHKRTQPEWVEAVASAKEEAKSRGVADWRALCERDPEPLPTEVLDLASEMYAAGTNAYTGEEWFAVPPIESVVERVGGL, encoded by the coding sequence ATGACGAGCGTCAAGGAGTTCGAGATCGAGCGCGAACCCACCCCGTCCTCGCCGGGCGCGGGCGCGTTCGTCTTCACGGACGCCTACTCGGTGTTCGACTGGGGACGGATGCCCGATACGATCCCGTGGAAGGGGGCGAGCCTCTGTACGATGGGTGCGTTCAACTTCGAACTGCTCGAGAGCGAGGGGATCGCGACCCACTACCGGGGCGTCGGCGAGGGCGCCCGATCGCTCGCGGCGGTCGAGACCCCGCCGACCCGGATGGCGATCGACCTGGTGCAGGTGCCCGACCTCCCCCACGACGGACGCGAGTACGACTACGACGCCTACCACTCGAGCGCGGGCGATAACTACCTCGTCCCCCTCGAGATCGTCTTTCGCAACCGGGTCCCCGAGGGGTCGAGCCTCCGGCGTCGGAGCGAACCCGCAGACCACGGATTGGAATACGGGGCGTGGCCCGACGGGGCGGTCGAACTCGACGAACCGATCGTCGAGTTCTCGACGAAGTACGAGGAGAGCGATCGGTACCTCTCCCGCGAGGAGGCCGACGCGATCGCCGGGAAAGCCGACGTCGAGGACCTCGAAACCGTCGCCCGCGAGGTCAACCGCGTCGTGAGCGAGCAGGCGAACTCGAACGGGTTCGTCCACGAGGACGGCAAGATCGAGTGCCTCTACCACGCCGGCGAGGTCCGCGTGGCCGACGTCGTCGGGACGTTCGACGAGAACCGCTTCTCCTACGGGGGCCAGGAGCTATCGAAGGAGGTCCTCAGGGGGTACCACAAGCGTACCCAACCGGAGTGGGTCGAGGCGGTCGCGTCGGCGAAGGAGGAGGCGAAATCTCGGGGGGTCGCGGACTGGCGGGCGCTGTGTGAGCGCGATCCCGAGCCCCTCCCGACGGAGGTGCTCGATCTGGCCTCCGAGATGTACGCCGCGGGGACGAACGCCTACACCGGCGAGGAGTGGTTCGCCGTCCCGCCGATCGAGTCGGTCGTCGAACGAGTAGGGGGCCTCTAA
- a CDS encoding ABC transporter substrate-binding protein, which translates to MRTEEFWVLDEDDREVVARLTPGLGEDAARVLAYLLLRSAVEEGPATELALRIGTGLNRNAIASAVDRLESAGVVDRTAVRDDGPGRPPTAWRARSTLDASPTEVYRHHAGALLDRAAERFGTEEGAPDDRDEQDERLTLGLNWRPNGLHLPFYAGHEGYDEFGVEVDVEHREGSHRALDALVSGESDVGLVGAATVLRARAAGEAVVPIAVVYQRAMAVLYTVRERFGEPLTGVDQLRDRRVGMPARSETRVLGRLFLSQVAPDGGVRIVDTAGEEQDALLSGEVDVVTGSFSDPRRLERRGMTVDTLAVADRFPIYGPTLVVREGTLSARRSALEGFLAGTTAGWAEARLDPTPAAERVAARSSGSVDRAVRTFEVASREFGGSDAVREHGWGWQREETWERLRAALDQGSLLSGPGSA; encoded by the coding sequence ATGCGCACGGAAGAGTTCTGGGTGCTCGACGAGGACGACCGGGAGGTCGTCGCCCGGTTGACGCCGGGGCTGGGCGAGGACGCCGCCCGCGTCCTCGCGTACCTCCTCCTTCGCTCGGCGGTCGAGGAGGGCCCGGCGACGGAGCTCGCGCTCCGGATCGGGACGGGGTTGAACCGGAACGCGATCGCGTCGGCGGTCGACCGCCTCGAATCGGCGGGGGTCGTCGACCGGACGGCCGTGCGCGACGACGGCCCCGGCCGCCCCCCGACGGCGTGGCGCGCGAGGTCGACCCTCGACGCCAGCCCCACGGAGGTGTACCGGCACCACGCGGGGGCGTTGCTGGATCGCGCGGCCGAGCGTTTCGGCACCGAAGAGGGTGCCCCGGACGATCGGGACGAGCAGGACGAGCGGCTCACGCTCGGGTTGAACTGGCGGCCCAACGGGCTCCACCTCCCGTTTTACGCCGGGCACGAGGGCTACGACGAGTTCGGGGTCGAGGTCGACGTCGAACACCGCGAGGGCTCCCACCGGGCGCTCGACGCCCTCGTCTCGGGCGAATCTGACGTGGGACTGGTCGGCGCGGCGACGGTCCTCCGGGCGCGGGCGGCGGGCGAGGCGGTGGTGCCGATCGCGGTCGTCTACCAGCGGGCGATGGCCGTCCTCTACACGGTTCGCGAGCGGTTCGGCGAGCCGTTGACCGGCGTCGATCAGCTCCGCGACCGGCGGGTCGGGATGCCCGCGCGGTCCGAGACGCGGGTGCTCGGTCGCCTCTTTCTGAGCCAGGTCGCGCCCGACGGGGGCGTCCGCATCGTCGATACGGCCGGCGAGGAACAGGACGCCCTCCTCTCGGGGGAGGTCGACGTCGTCACGGGGTCGTTCTCGGACCCCCGGCGGCTAGAGCGGCGGGGCATGACCGTCGACACGCTCGCGGTGGCCGACCGCTTCCCGATCTACGGGCCGACGCTCGTCGTGCGCGAGGGGACGCTGTCGGCGCGCCGAAGCGCCCTCGAGGGATTCCTCGCGGGGACGACCGCCGGCTGGGCCGAGGCGCGTCTCGATCCGACCCCCGCGGCCGAGCGGGTCGCGGCCCGCTCGTCGGGGTCCGTCGACCGCGCCGTCCGAACGTTCGAGGTCGCGAGCCGCGAGTTCGGCGGGAGCGACGCGGTGCGCGAGCACGGCTGGGGCTGGCAGCGCGAGGAGACGTGGGAGCGTCTCCGGGCGGCGCTCGATCAGGGGTCGCTGCTCTCGGGGCCGGGGAGTGCATGA
- a CDS encoding nickel-binding protein has protein sequence MKEFQIYRELDEPISDEELDDAAEESGRVLEEMREEGTEIRWNESDVLTDGEGGVIGTFCQYEAESEEAVEEHAERAGLPATTIARKGPALDGE, from the coding sequence GTGAAGGAATTCCAGATCTATCGGGAACTCGACGAGCCGATCAGCGACGAGGAACTCGACGACGCCGCCGAGGAGTCGGGGCGGGTCCTCGAGGAGATGCGCGAGGAGGGGACCGAAATCCGGTGGAACGAGTCGGACGTGCTCACCGACGGTGAGGGCGGCGTGATCGGTACGTTCTGTCAGTACGAGGCCGAGAGCGAGGAGGCCGTCGAGGAACACGCGGAGCGGGCGGGTCTCCCGGCGACGACGATCGCCCGAAAGGGCCCCGCGCTCGACGGGGAGTAG
- a CDS encoding archaeosine biosynthesis radical SAM protein RaSEA — protein MSKPSPEVYEQGRGMDAHNRVMRSIRAEKEKHYDPHEPTRVWIDEDNTPDGVRQSLTIILNTGGCRWARAGGCTMCGYVAESVEGGSVSHEALMDQIEVCLEHEREEADEKSPLIKIYTSGSFLDEREVGAESRRAIAETFADRERIVVESLPDFVEGERVADFTDRGLETDVAVGLETATDRVRRDCVNKYFEFSDFIEASEAATTAGAGIKAYLLLKPPFLSESEAVEDMKRSVRRCAEYAHTVSMNPTNVQRYTMVDELYFRGGYRPPWLWSVAEVLESTADADAIVVSDPVGHGSERGPHNCGGCDDRLQRAIKDFDLRQDPSVFEQVSCECKATWEAVMARETGYNMPLAR, from the coding sequence ATGAGTAAACCGAGTCCCGAGGTCTACGAACAGGGGCGCGGGATGGACGCGCACAACCGGGTGATGCGCTCCATTCGCGCCGAGAAGGAGAAACACTACGACCCCCACGAACCCACGCGGGTCTGGATCGACGAGGACAACACGCCCGACGGCGTTCGCCAGTCGCTGACGATCATCCTCAACACCGGCGGGTGTCGCTGGGCGCGCGCGGGCGGCTGTACGATGTGTGGCTACGTCGCCGAATCGGTCGAGGGCGGGTCGGTCTCCCACGAGGCGCTGATGGACCAGATCGAGGTCTGCCTCGAACACGAGCGCGAGGAGGCCGACGAGAAGAGCCCGTTGATCAAGATCTACACCTCCGGAAGCTTCCTCGACGAGCGCGAAGTGGGCGCCGAGAGTCGACGGGCGATCGCCGAAACCTTCGCCGACCGCGAGCGGATCGTCGTCGAGAGCCTGCCGGACTTCGTCGAGGGCGAGCGGGTCGCCGATTTCACCGACCGGGGCCTCGAGACGGACGTGGCGGTCGGCCTCGAAACGGCCACGGACCGGGTTCGTCGTGACTGCGTGAACAAGTACTTCGAGTTCTCCGACTTCATCGAAGCGAGCGAGGCCGCCACGACGGCAGGCGCGGGGATCAAGGCCTACCTCCTCCTCAAACCGCCGTTCCTCTCCGAGAGCGAGGCCGTCGAGGACATGAAACGCTCCGTCCGCCGGTGTGCGGAGTACGCCCACACCGTCTCGATGAACCCGACCAACGTCCAGCGCTACACGATGGTCGACGAACTCTACTTCCGCGGGGGCTACCGCCCGCCGTGGCTCTGGTCGGTCGCGGAGGTGCTCGAATCGACCGCCGACGCCGACGCGATCGTCGTCTCGGACCCCGTGGGACACGGCTCCGAGCGGGGCCCGCACAACTGCGGGGGGTGTGACGACCGCCTCCAGCGCGCGATCAAGGACTTCGACCTCCGACAGGACCCGTCGGTGTTCGAGCAGGTTTCCTGCGAGTGTAAAGCGACGTGGGAGGCGGTGATGGCCCGGGAGACGGGCTACAACATGCCGCTCGCCCGGTGA
- the purQ gene encoding phosphoribosylformylglycinamidine synthase I, whose amino-acid sequence MISIVRFGGSNCDRDAKRALDSMGIESEIVWHEDGLPEDTTGVVLPGGFSYGDYLRAGAMAARSPIVAEVRAVADEGVPVLGVCNGAQIGSESRLTPGAFTTNASARFQCEDVHLRVENAETPWTAAYEEGEVIDLPIAHGEGRFEVGDGELERLESEGRVLFRYCDEAGRVTTAANPNGSAGNVAGVCGERESVAVLMPHPERAVLADIGGTDGRGILEGFA is encoded by the coding sequence ATGATCTCGATCGTTCGCTTCGGCGGGTCGAACTGCGACCGAGACGCGAAACGCGCCCTCGATTCGATGGGGATCGAGAGCGAGATCGTCTGGCACGAGGACGGACTGCCCGAGGACACCACGGGCGTCGTCCTCCCCGGCGGCTTCTCCTACGGCGACTACCTGCGGGCCGGCGCGATGGCCGCCCGCTCGCCGATCGTGGCGGAGGTTCGAGCGGTCGCCGACGAGGGCGTGCCCGTCCTCGGGGTGTGTAACGGCGCACAGATCGGCAGCGAGTCGCGACTGACGCCGGGGGCGTTCACGACGAACGCGAGCGCGCGCTTCCAGTGCGAGGACGTCCACCTCCGGGTGGAGAACGCGGAGACGCCGTGGACGGCGGCCTACGAGGAGGGCGAGGTGATCGACCTGCCGATCGCTCACGGCGAGGGGCGCTTCGAGGTCGGCGACGGGGAGCTAGAACGACTGGAGTCGGAGGGACGGGTCCTGTTTCGCTACTGCGACGAGGCGGGGCGGGTGACGACGGCTGCGAACCCGAACGGATCGGCGGGCAACGTCGCCGGGGTCTGCGGCGAGCGCGAGTCGGTCGCGGTGCTCATGCCCCATCCCGAACGGGCCGTCCTCGCGGATATCGGCGGTACTGACGGGCGCGGGATCCTCGAAGGGTTCGCCTAA
- a CDS encoding ABC transporter substrate-binding protein, producing MQQTRRAFIGAIGGAALAGCTAERDPGIGGGGSTGGQDEGESDTPAPEVASVSMVLNWRIGGLHAPYFAALENGFYADEGFESVDIESGQGSDFAAQQVGVGNAEFALTSPDQVLNVTSKGLAPQCVGVLMQRNPVVVFSARENFGEPLEGADQLRGRTLGSGPGMVRQMTEVYLDSHGVLDAVEYVDSGFDTVQQLLTGEIDAAAGVFSDVVDAEHQGYAIDALPIAETIPSYGHLLAVEEAFGGENPETVASFLRATARGAVHASQHPEEAIDALVAAQPELEEVRENQRDKWDAMRTEYMVSETVREQGWGASDPETWRETYATLDAGGFFEESVDPDAAWTNDYLDTGSEYVADYADLVGE from the coding sequence ATGCAGCAGACACGGCGCGCGTTCATCGGCGCGATCGGGGGTGCGGCGCTCGCGGGCTGTACCGCCGAGCGCGATCCCGGGATCGGAGGCGGAGGGTCGACCGGCGGGCAGGACGAAGGGGAGAGTGACACGCCGGCACCGGAGGTCGCGTCGGTGTCGATGGTGCTCAACTGGCGGATCGGAGGGCTCCACGCGCCCTATTTCGCCGCGCTCGAGAACGGCTTCTACGCCGACGAGGGGTTCGAGAGCGTCGACATCGAGAGCGGACAGGGTTCGGATTTCGCCGCCCAGCAGGTCGGGGTGGGCAACGCCGAGTTCGCGCTCACGAGCCCCGATCAGGTGCTGAACGTCACCAGCAAGGGCCTCGCGCCGCAGTGCGTCGGCGTCCTCATGCAACGGAACCCGGTCGTCGTCTTCAGCGCGCGCGAGAACTTCGGCGAGCCCCTCGAAGGGGCCGACCAGCTCCGCGGGCGCACGCTGGGGAGCGGCCCCGGGATGGTCCGCCAGATGACCGAGGTGTACCTCGACTCTCACGGCGTTCTCGACGCGGTCGAGTACGTCGATTCGGGCTTCGACACCGTCCAGCAACTGCTCACCGGCGAGATCGACGCCGCCGCCGGCGTCTTCAGCGACGTGGTCGACGCCGAACACCAGGGCTACGCGATCGACGCGCTCCCGATCGCCGAGACGATCCCCTCGTACGGCCACCTGCTGGCCGTCGAGGAGGCCTTCGGCGGGGAGAACCCCGAGACCGTCGCGTCGTTCCTCCGGGCGACCGCCCGGGGAGCGGTCCACGCGAGCCAGCACCCCGAGGAGGCGATCGACGCGCTGGTCGCCGCCCAGCCGGAACTCGAGGAGGTGCGCGAGAACCAGCGCGACAAGTGGGACGCGATGCGTACCGAGTACATGGTCTCCGAGACCGTTCGCGAGCAGGGATGGGGGGCGAGCGACCCCGAGACGTGGCGCGAGACCTACGCGACGCTCGACGCGGGTGGCTTCTTCGAGGAGAGCGTCGATCCCGACGCCGCCTGGACCAACGACTACCTCGATACCGGCTCCGAGTACGTCGCGGACTACGCCGACCTGGTCGGGGAGTGA
- a CDS encoding ABC transporter ATP-binding protein, whose product MIDLEGVTVAFEDVTAVSEVDLRIEDGEFVTVVGPSGCGKTTLLRAIGGLEEPTKGEVRVDGDAPAAAQAAARLGFVFQNHTLLPWKSALENVTFLREMAGEEPNREGARELLARVGLAGFEDAKPRALSGGMRQRVSIARAIHLGADVLLMDEPFGELDEITRDELGVELREVWRRERKTVVFVTHSVPEAVFLADRCVVMRGEPGRIERVFEVDLPSPRDERVFDSRAFQKRVAAVRRALHESYA is encoded by the coding sequence ATGATCGACCTCGAGGGGGTGACGGTCGCCTTCGAGGACGTGACCGCCGTCTCGGAGGTCGACCTCCGGATCGAGGACGGCGAGTTCGTCACGGTCGTCGGCCCGTCGGGTTGCGGGAAGACGACCCTGCTCCGGGCGATCGGCGGGCTGGAGGAGCCGACCAAGGGGGAAGTACGGGTCGACGGCGACGCCCCCGCGGCCGCGCAGGCGGCCGCCCGGTTGGGATTCGTCTTCCAGAACCACACCCTCCTCCCGTGGAAGAGCGCGCTCGAGAACGTCACCTTCCTGCGGGAGATGGCCGGCGAGGAGCCGAACCGCGAGGGGGCGCGGGAACTGCTCGCTCGGGTGGGGTTGGCGGGGTTCGAGGACGCGAAGCCCCGGGCGCTCTCGGGCGGGATGCGCCAGCGGGTGTCGATCGCGCGGGCGATCCACCTCGGGGCGGACGTGCTGTTGATGGACGAACCGTTCGGCGAACTCGACGAGATCACGCGCGACGAACTCGGGGTCGAACTCCGGGAGGTCTGGCGACGCGAGCGAAAGACGGTGGTGTTCGTCACCCACAGCGTCCCCGAGGCGGTCTTCCTCGCGGATCGCTGCGTGGTGATGCGCGGCGAACCCGGCCGGATCGAGCGGGTCTTCGAGGTCGACCTCCCGAGCCCCCGCGACGAGCGCGTGTTCGACTCCCGGGCGTTCCAGAAGCGAGTGGCCGCCGTCCGCCGGGCGCTCCACGAGAGCTATGCCTGA
- the purS gene encoding phosphoribosylformylglycinamidine synthase subunit PurS → MAAYTAIVTVRLKRGVLDPEAETTKRALERLEFELEDLRSADRFEIDLDADSEAAAERRADEMAERLLANPTIHDYEVEVGRRE, encoded by the coding sequence ATGGCCGCGTACACCGCGATCGTGACCGTCCGCCTCAAGCGGGGCGTCCTCGATCCGGAAGCCGAGACCACGAAGCGGGCGCTCGAACGCCTCGAGTTCGAACTCGAGGACCTGCGATCCGCGGATCGCTTCGAGATCGACCTCGACGCCGACTCCGAGGCGGCGGCCGAGCGGCGGGCGGACGAGATGGCCGAACGACTGCTCGCGAACCCGACGATCCACGACTACGAGGTGGAGGTAGGGCGTCGAGAATGA
- a CDS encoding Sir2 family NAD-dependent protein deacetylase has protein sequence MNEALDRLVSAVRDADSTVALTGAGVSTASGVPDFRGEDGIWNAEFDPADFRIERFLSDPAGFWEDRVKLHEAMFGPEIEPNAAHEALATMESRGWLDAVITQNTDGLHGEAGSREVFELHGNAGRVVCIDCGRKLDAEPVRERVRDGERPPRCDCGGLLKPDVVLFGESLPEAIFAEARRLADESDVFLAVGSSLAVEPAASLPKAGARDGVLAICNFDPTPHDNRADLLFREDVTETLPALVVRLDA, from the coding sequence ATGAACGAGGCGCTGGACCGACTCGTGAGTGCGGTCCGGGACGCAGACTCGACGGTCGCGCTGACCGGCGCGGGCGTCAGCACCGCCTCGGGGGTTCCCGACTTCCGGGGCGAAGACGGGATCTGGAACGCCGAGTTCGACCCCGCGGACTTCCGGATCGAGCGCTTTCTCTCCGATCCGGCCGGCTTCTGGGAGGACAGGGTGAAGCTCCACGAGGCGATGTTCGGTCCGGAAATCGAACCCAACGCCGCCCACGAGGCGCTCGCGACGATGGAATCCCGTGGATGGCTCGATGCCGTGATCACGCAGAACACCGACGGCCTACACGGGGAGGCCGGATCACGGGAGGTGTTCGAACTCCACGGCAACGCCGGCCGGGTTGTCTGTATCGACTGCGGACGAAAACTGGACGCCGAACCCGTCCGCGAGCGGGTCCGCGACGGCGAGCGCCCGCCGCGCTGTGACTGTGGCGGCCTCCTCAAACCGGATGTCGTACTGTTCGGCGAGTCCCTACCCGAGGCGATCTTCGCCGAGGCACGCCGGCTCGCCGACGAGAGCGACGTCTTTCTCGCCGTCGGCTCCTCGCTCGCCGTCGAACCCGCCGCCTCACTCCCGAAGGCCGGCGCCCGTGATGGGGTGCTCGCGATCTGTAATTTCGATCCGACGCCACACGATAACCGGGCCGACCTCCTCTTCCGCGAGGACGTGACCGAAACCCTGCCCGCGCTCGTAGTGCGGTTGGACGCTTAA
- a CDS encoding formyltetrahydrofolate deformylase: MTPPLTEITVVGDDKTGLIARVTTLLFEREINIEDLDQAVRDGLFRMTMHVDASGMTCSEAALREALDGLGEDLGVDVRVRFPADRETQGIAVLVTRESHPLEALFEAWANDELGADISVVIGNHPDLKPLADRYGVPFHDVGTESGSASEERLLDLLERYEVDLIVLARYMRILGPNVVFRYEDRIINVHPSLLPAFPGAEAYRQAIEEGVRIAGVTAHYVTTDLDQGPIITQRAFNVPDDADLAEIKRRGQPLEAEALLEAVRLHLDKAIAVHRGRTELRGDGEYQLGMDPALDGINPDRPIDGIGEVLTD, translated from the coding sequence ATGACGCCCCCGCTGACGGAGATAACGGTCGTGGGCGACGACAAGACCGGACTGATCGCCCGCGTGACGACCCTGCTGTTCGAACGCGAGATCAACATCGAGGACCTCGATCAGGCGGTGCGGGACGGGCTGTTCCGGATGACGATGCACGTCGACGCCAGCGGGATGACGTGCAGCGAAGCGGCGTTGCGGGAGGCCCTCGACGGGTTGGGCGAGGACCTCGGGGTCGACGTCCGGGTGCGTTTCCCGGCCGACCGCGAGACGCAGGGAATCGCCGTGCTCGTCACGCGGGAGAGCCACCCGCTCGAGGCGCTGTTCGAGGCGTGGGCCAACGACGAACTCGGGGCGGACATCTCGGTCGTGATCGGCAACCACCCCGATCTGAAGCCGCTCGCCGACCGATACGGGGTCCCGTTTCACGACGTCGGCACCGAGTCCGGGAGCGCGAGCGAGGAGCGTCTGCTCGACCTGCTGGAGCGTTACGAAGTCGACCTGATCGTCCTCGCCCGGTACATGCGCATCCTCGGCCCGAACGTCGTCTTCCGCTACGAGGACCGCATCATCAACGTTCATCCGAGCCTCCTGCCGGCGTTTCCCGGCGCCGAGGCGTATCGCCAGGCCATCGAGGAAGGGGTGCGCATTGCGGGCGTGACCGCCCACTACGTCACGACCGACCTCGACCAGGGGCCGATCATCACCCAGCGCGCGTTCAACGTGCCCGACGACGCGGACCTCGCGGAGATCAAACGCCGCGGCCAGCCCCTCGAAGCCGAGGCGCTACTGGAGGCGGTTCGACTGCACCTCGACAAGGCGATCGCCGTCCACCGTGGGCGGACCGAGCTCCGGGGCGACGGCGAGTACCAACTCGGGATGGACCCTGCGCTCGACGGGATCAACCCCGACCGGCCGATCGACGGGATCGGCGAGGTGTTGACCGATTAG
- a CDS encoding ABC transporter permease, protein MVDEEPDRRRQFLPSPGAKRFVGASGRTAVVRVAPPLVTLAGLLLAWQALVTVYAIPTLILPSPAEVARALAETYSVLLADAAVTALTAGAGLLAGAALGLALAFSMTASPALTRAVLPHVVALRIAPLIAIAPLLFLWFGRGVPARALLVASLTLFPMTVATLDGLRGTPPSYLALMESVAAPGWRVFLRVRVPAAVPSVLAGAKIAATLSVIGAVVAEFVALDAGLGYRVFYTATFLRTAESFAALVVLSLLGVGFYLLPVAAERAVRR, encoded by the coding sequence ATGGTCGACGAGGAGCCGGATCGTCGCCGCCAGTTCCTGCCGTCGCCGGGAGCGAAGCGGTTCGTCGGTGCTTCCGGCCGAACGGCCGTCGTCCGCGTCGCACCGCCGCTGGTGACGCTCGCCGGGTTGCTGCTCGCGTGGCAGGCGCTCGTGACCGTCTACGCGATCCCGACGCTGATCCTCCCGTCGCCGGCCGAGGTCGCACGCGCGCTCGCGGAGACGTACTCCGTCTTGCTCGCCGACGCCGCCGTCACCGCGCTCACCGCCGGGGCCGGACTGCTCGCCGGGGCGGCGCTCGGTCTCGCCCTCGCGTTCTCGATGACCGCCTCGCCGGCGTTGACCCGGGCCGTGTTGCCCCACGTCGTCGCGCTGCGGATCGCGCCGCTGATCGCCATCGCGCCCCTCCTCTTTCTCTGGTTCGGCCGCGGGGTTCCCGCGCGTGCGCTGCTCGTGGCCTCCCTCACCCTGTTCCCGATGACGGTCGCGACCCTCGACGGACTGCGGGGAACGCCGCCGTCGTACCTCGCGCTGATGGAGTCGGTCGCCGCGCCCGGCTGGAGGGTGTTCCTCCGGGTCCGGGTTCCGGCGGCCGTCCCGAGCGTCCTCGCGGGGGCCAAGATCGCCGCGACGCTGTCGGTCATCGGCGCGGTCGTCGCGGAGTTCGTCGCGCTCGACGCCGGGTTGGGCTATCGCGTCTTCTACACCGCGACCTTCCTCCGGACCGCCGAATCGTTCGCCGCGCTCGTCGTCCTCTCGCTTCTGGGGGTCGGCTTCTACCTCCTCCCGGTCGCCGCCGAGCGCGCAGTCCGGCGGTGA
- a CDS encoding ABC transporter permease gives MPEAGAVGRFVRDRGRVSYPLAALVAAVGGWWALVLAFDVPPFVLPSPPAVAAQLLDNPGLYGRNALFTLEKVVYGGSIGIAGGFVLALGVAYLPWFRRAVYPYLVTARVLPKVAVAPVLLIYLGTGMTTAVVFVALIAFFPMVLSTAAGLSNAPTEYHDLLDSVAAGPVRRIVHVDLPYALPDVFAGLKQSVTLAVVGAVIAEWIVADNGLGFVVLLASENVRADVMLAALVVLVLEGLALYGVVALVQRAAGRWSAV, from the coding sequence ATGCCTGAGGCGGGCGCGGTGGGCCGGTTCGTCCGCGATCGCGGGCGTGTGAGCTATCCGCTGGCGGCGCTCGTCGCGGCGGTCGGCGGCTGGTGGGCGCTCGTCCTCGCGTTCGACGTCCCGCCGTTCGTCCTCCCGTCGCCGCCCGCGGTCGCGGCCCAGCTACTGGACAACCCCGGACTCTACGGCCGAAACGCCCTGTTCACGCTCGAAAAGGTCGTCTACGGGGGGTCGATCGGGATCGCTGGCGGGTTCGTCCTCGCGCTGGGCGTGGCGTACCTGCCGTGGTTCCGGCGGGCGGTCTACCCCTATCTGGTGACGGCGCGGGTCCTCCCGAAGGTCGCCGTCGCGCCCGTCCTGCTGATCTATCTCGGGACGGGCATGACCACGGCGGTCGTCTTCGTCGCGCTGATCGCCTTCTTCCCGATGGTGCTCAGCACGGCGGCGGGGCTCTCGAACGCCCCCACCGAGTACCACGACCTGCTCGACTCGGTCGCGGCGGGGCCGGTTCGACGAATCGTCCACGTCGACCTGCCCTACGCGCTGCCCGACGTGTTCGCGGGGCTGAAACAGTCCGTGACGCTCGCCGTCGTCGGCGCGGTGATCGCCGAGTGGATCGTCGCCGACAACGGGTTGGGGTTCGTGGTCCTGCTGGCGTCCGAGAACGTCCGGGCGGACGTCATGCTCGCGGCGCTCGTCGTCCTCGTTCTGGAGGGACTCGCGCTCTACGGCGTGGTCGCCCTCGTCCAGCGGGCCGCCGGGCGATGGAGTGCGGTCTGA